A single window of Pontiella agarivorans DNA harbors:
- a CDS encoding RNA polymerase sigma factor, with protein MSEENQYQTRVTLLAKLKKTENHEAWLEFETIYRPFILSLILRMGINADDAEDISQAVLTKVWQKIEDFEYNQNKGKFHNWLAAMTRNTVKDFFRTKKNFITGRDSVEYQEQYVSIEEQVLPDIENLAREEWVLHITNLAWDNIKGGIYDTKRDVFRLVSDEVPTKEIAAKLGISEASVRVYKAEVFEKMRTEITRLNRELG; from the coding sequence ATGAGTGAAGAAAACCAATATCAAACACGGGTCACCCTGCTGGCAAAGTTGAAAAAGACCGAGAATCACGAAGCGTGGCTCGAATTCGAGACCATTTATCGTCCCTTCATCCTCAGTCTGATTCTGCGCATGGGCATTAATGCCGATGATGCCGAGGACATCAGCCAGGCTGTACTCACAAAAGTCTGGCAGAAAATCGAAGATTTTGAATACAACCAGAACAAAGGAAAATTCCACAACTGGCTGGCAGCCATGACCCGTAATACCGTGAAAGATTTTTTCCGAACCAAGAAAAATTTTATTACCGGGCGCGACTCTGTGGAATATCAGGAGCAATATGTATCGATCGAAGAGCAGGTGCTTCCCGATATTGAAAACCTTGCCCGTGAAGAATGGGTGCTGCACATTACGAATCTGGCGTGGGACAATATCAAGGGCGGCATCTACGACACCAAACGGGATGTCTTTAGGCTGGTTTCAGACGAAGTCCCAACGAAAGAAATTGCTGCTAAACTGGGTATTTCCGAAGCCAGCGTCCGAGTTTACAAAGCCGAAGTCTTCGAAAAGATGAGAACAGAAATCACCCGACTCAACCGCGAACTGGGTTGA
- a CDS encoding protein kinase domain-containing protein, protein MDNADNTPRKTEAPRREIGNASLFADDIIFSNTEKILFEEDLERNSASGRDSLMDEKPEDRYTANRKLNEGGMKSIWEVNDHRTARKVAMALIQDSKIASEDDIDSFLYEARLTANLQHPNIIPIYDIALDENGNPYFTMKALQGETLGDILHQLRSDDAEYVKRYTRTRLLGIFLKVCNAIDYAHTKGVIHLDLKPSNINVGDFGDVHVLDWGLSTLITHLNEYDGETVSWQSMDDVELENGQTLTRYLKGSAKQRERKNVVGGTPGYMSPEQAQGVPSDIDFQTDVYMLGSLLYEILTYHCPFKGDTVKEVLQKTVRADFPMPGTRAPERKIPAALSAIVMKAMALDPADRYPNVATLISDIHKYQEGFATTAENPTFLTHLLLLVKRHKLAVSLVAATVAVIAAVTARSFQSVRQSEQVALDALGRLQEKNEYIASTARQVAPDYLNLARQQQNDLAFSKAEKSLDTALAFDPELADAWLLKGRILLAQRDFSKAWNILSGNHGHAVTKDPPSVRLARKYSTLDEMTDEQLPQLVKDFVAYNVAEQLPRFFYELNKSSFQAETRFSALAEALEILNPEAGGINLQWQPTGSRGWIIDIGGNPDLDDITPLCGLQVMMLNANGTGSPDLRLLTEPGMVELRLSGSQLNHLFDLDQLTSLQSLDISGTNIRNISNILKYSRLRTLDISRIEGLTITPQLIWLRNLKMLTVSEAFREDPTIQSLSRRGVIIIYSGL, encoded by the coding sequence ATGGACAACGCCGATAATACACCCCGAAAAACTGAAGCACCCCGCCGGGAAATCGGGAATGCCAGCCTTTTTGCGGATGACATTATTTTTTCCAACACCGAAAAAATTCTTTTTGAAGAAGACTTGGAGCGTAATTCGGCCAGCGGGCGTGACAGCCTGATGGATGAGAAACCGGAAGACCGCTATACCGCCAACAGAAAACTGAACGAAGGCGGCATGAAATCGATCTGGGAGGTCAACGATCATCGCACAGCCCGCAAAGTGGCCATGGCGCTGATTCAGGATTCGAAGATCGCATCCGAAGACGATATCGATTCGTTTCTCTATGAAGCCCGGCTGACGGCAAACCTCCAGCACCCTAATATTATTCCAATTTATGACATTGCTCTGGATGAAAACGGCAATCCGTATTTTACAATGAAAGCATTACAGGGAGAAACGCTGGGCGATATCCTCCATCAGTTGCGCTCTGACGATGCTGAATATGTAAAGCGCTATACCCGCACTCGTCTGCTCGGTATTTTTCTAAAAGTCTGCAATGCCATCGACTATGCCCATACCAAGGGCGTAATTCACCTCGATCTGAAGCCCTCGAATATAAATGTGGGCGATTTCGGTGATGTGCACGTACTCGATTGGGGGCTTTCCACACTGATTACACACCTTAATGAATATGACGGAGAAACGGTTTCCTGGCAGAGCATGGACGATGTGGAGCTCGAAAACGGCCAAACCCTCACTCGCTATCTCAAAGGGTCCGCCAAACAGCGTGAGCGGAAAAATGTAGTAGGCGGAACGCCGGGCTATATGTCGCCGGAGCAGGCTCAGGGGGTTCCATCGGACATTGATTTCCAAACCGACGTTTACATGCTGGGTTCCCTTCTCTATGAAATTCTGACCTACCACTGCCCCTTCAAAGGCGACACGGTTAAAGAAGTATTGCAGAAAACAGTGCGTGCTGATTTTCCAATGCCTGGAACCCGCGCCCCGGAACGAAAAATTCCAGCCGCACTCAGTGCCATTGTTATGAAAGCCATGGCACTTGATCCTGCAGACCGCTACCCGAATGTCGCCACCCTGATCAGTGATATCCACAAATATCAGGAAGGATTTGCAACCACGGCGGAAAATCCGACCTTTCTCACGCACCTGCTGCTGCTCGTGAAACGGCACAAGTTGGCCGTCAGCCTCGTCGCCGCCACGGTGGCGGTTATTGCCGCCGTCACCGCCCGCAGTTTTCAGTCGGTCAGACAGAGCGAGCAGGTAGCCCTGGATGCGCTGGGCCGGTTACAGGAAAAAAATGAATATATTGCGAGCACAGCAAGGCAGGTGGCCCCCGATTACCTCAACCTGGCCCGGCAGCAGCAAAATGACCTGGCTTTTTCAAAGGCCGAAAAATCCCTCGATACCGCTCTGGCCTTCGATCCAGAGCTTGCAGACGCCTGGCTTCTTAAAGGCAGAATACTGCTTGCCCAGCGCGACTTTTCCAAAGCCTGGAACATCCTTTCGGGTAACCACGGCCATGCGGTCACCAAAGACCCGCCCTCCGTCCGCCTCGCCAGGAAATACAGTACGCTAGATGAAATGACAGATGAACAGCTGCCTCAACTGGTAAAAGATTTTGTTGCATATAATGTTGCCGAGCAGCTTCCCCGCTTTTTCTACGAGCTGAACAAATCCAGTTTTCAGGCCGAAACTCGTTTTTCCGCCCTTGCTGAAGCACTGGAAATCCTCAATCCGGAAGCTGGCGGAATCAATCTTCAGTGGCAACCGACGGGGTCCCGCGGCTGGATTATCGATATCGGCGGCAATCCAGATCTCGACGATATCACGCCGCTCTGTGGCCTGCAGGTTATGATGTTGAATGCAAATGGTACGGGCAGCCCCGACCTCCGTCTGCTGACAGAACCGGGAATGGTAGAACTTCGGCTAAGCGGCAGTCAGCTCAACCATCTGTTTGATCTCGATCAACTGACTTCGCTGCAATCACTGGATATCAGCGGCACTAATATCCGCAATATTTCAAATATCCTGAAATATTCCCGGCTCCGGACACTCGACATCAGCCGGATCGAAGGTCTCACCATTACCCCGCAGCTGATCTGGCTGCGCAATCTGAAAATGCTGACGGTGTCCGAAGCCTTCCGCGAAGATCCCACCATCCAATCCTTGTCCCGGCGCGGTGTAATCATTATTTATTCCGGCCTATAA
- a CDS encoding alginate export family protein, with amino-acid sequence MKHLLMTATLVASAAYAAENAKIVEPEKAEVEQTKGHQEWPSLDEWANAEKLKEGQLSAEVLLGYEYADQSGNGLKTANALLSRTRVSYEIQNDEGFGGKILGQYVAPINDHFSPEDPAYDTVADPESFRLHEAYLSYTGYDTLARVGSQEIILDNARFIGNVGWRFNAQSFNAGLVKNDSIESLTLLYAYADSINATDGDINHTRQYHLMNGEYKLGENNRVSAFAYLQRNNGSADIDTFGARFWGKNESFEHNAMLAFQRDAYYGSLSGMLDLEAADIELGAEYISGGDSSREQFQTLNGTAHAFNGWADVFLGTGAGLPLGLVDVWLKGIVTPSESLDLIAVYHYFNTAASTPAGTFSGNLGNEIDAMVKYKVCKNFDALTGAAFYMKGESGSPTPDKTVFWIRGTLRF; translated from the coding sequence ATGAAACATCTGTTGATGACCGCCACACTTGTGGCCTCCGCCGCCTATGCGGCAGAAAACGCAAAAATTGTAGAACCGGAAAAAGCCGAAGTTGAACAGACGAAAGGCCACCAAGAGTGGCCCTCGCTCGACGAATGGGCCAACGCCGAAAAACTTAAAGAAGGCCAACTGTCTGCAGAAGTGCTCCTGGGCTATGAATATGCCGATCAGTCCGGAAACGGCCTGAAAACCGCCAATGCCCTGCTCTCCCGCACACGTGTCTCGTATGAAATCCAGAATGATGAAGGCTTCGGCGGAAAAATATTGGGCCAGTATGTCGCCCCCATTAATGACCATTTTTCCCCGGAGGATCCCGCCTATGACACCGTAGCCGATCCCGAATCATTCCGACTGCACGAAGCCTATCTCTCTTATACCGGATACGACACCCTTGCCCGCGTCGGCTCTCAGGAAATCATTCTCGACAATGCCCGTTTCATCGGCAATGTCGGCTGGCGCTTCAACGCCCAGTCCTTCAACGCCGGACTTGTTAAGAATGATTCCATAGAGAGTCTGACTCTTCTCTATGCATACGCTGACAGCATCAATGCCACTGACGGTGACATCAACCACACCCGCCAGTATCACCTGATGAACGGCGAATACAAACTGGGCGAAAACAACCGAGTTTCTGCATTTGCCTACCTGCAGCGCAACAACGGATCAGCGGATATCGACACATTCGGCGCTCGTTTCTGGGGTAAAAATGAATCGTTCGAACACAATGCCATGCTCGCCTTTCAGCGAGATGCCTACTACGGTTCCCTTTCCGGCATGCTCGACCTCGAAGCTGCCGATATTGAACTCGGCGCAGAATATATCTCCGGAGGCGATTCCTCCCGGGAACAGTTCCAGACCCTGAACGGAACAGCACACGCGTTCAACGGCTGGGCCGATGTTTTTCTGGGTACCGGGGCAGGCCTTCCGCTCGGACTCGTCGACGTCTGGCTGAAAGGCATCGTCACTCCATCAGAAAGTCTGGACCTGATTGCGGTCTATCACTATTTCAACACTGCCGCCAGCACCCCCGCGGGGACCTTTTCCGGAAATCTCGGCAACGAAATTGATGCAATGGTGAAATATAAAGTCTGCAAAAATTTCGATGCACTCACCGGCGCCGCTTTTTATATGAAAGGCGAAAGCGGAAGCCCAACCCCCGACAAAACCGTGTTCTGGATCCGCGGCACACTGCGCTTCTAA
- a CDS encoding nitrous oxide-stimulated promoter family protein — protein MNPEFRTIEAMVRLYCRKNHGKNGCPECRALLDYARMRIEKCPFGTEKPTCENCTVHCYKSEMRERVKKVMRFSGPRMLMHHPVLAIRHLIRSKRYSGSRSK, from the coding sequence ATGAACCCTGAATTCAGAACCATAGAAGCTATGGTCCGGCTCTATTGTCGGAAAAACCATGGAAAAAACGGTTGTCCCGAGTGCCGCGCGCTGTTGGATTATGCCCGCATGCGCATTGAGAAATGTCCGTTCGGGACCGAGAAGCCGACGTGTGAAAACTGCACGGTTCATTGCTATAAATCTGAAATGCGTGAGCGTGTGAAAAAAGTGATGCGTTTTTCGGGACCGCGCATGTTGATGCATCATCCGGTGCTGGCGATACGGCATCTGATCCGGTCGAAACGTTATTCCGGAAGCCGTTCGAAATAG